In the Salvelinus namaycush isolate Seneca unplaced genomic scaffold, SaNama_1.0 Scaffold1507, whole genome shotgun sequence genome, one interval contains:
- the LOC120036903 gene encoding KN motif and ankyrin repeat domain-containing protein 1-like has protein sequence MLAVSHGRMDMVRALLAQGAEVNVQDDEGSTALMCASEHGHAEIVKLLLAQPGCDATLSDSDESNALSIALEAGHKDIAVLLYAHVNFSKAQSPGTPRLSRKTSPSPTRRGMFD, from the exons ATGCTAGCAGTCAGTCATGGCAGGATGGATATGGTTCGGGCGCTGCTGGCCCAGGGGGCAGAGGTCAATGTCCAGGATGATGAGGGTTCTACAGCCCTGATGTGTGCCAGCGAACATGGCCACGCTGAGATAGTCAAACTACTGCTGGCCCAGCCGGGCTGCGACGCCACTCTCAGCGACAGC GATGAGAGCAATGCCCTGTCTATCGCTCTGGAAGCAGGTCACAAGGACATAGCAGTGTTGTTGTACGCCCACGTAAACTTCTCTAAGGCCCAGTCACCG ggaACCCCTCGTCTGAGCAGGAAGACGTCCCCCAGTCCCACCAGGAGGGGCATGTTTGACTAG